In the genome of Nymphaea colorata isolate Beijing-Zhang1983 chromosome 9, ASM883128v2, whole genome shotgun sequence, one region contains:
- the LOC116260752 gene encoding GPI transamidase component PIG-T homolog isoform X2, which yields MAVRCRFSFVVSSIFFLLLSCCLLAALKEEEFTEELLLRPLRDQKVLAHFHFTSRVPLAQDYGHHHRLFPKAIYQLVQKFRVREMELSFTQGRWNYERWGGYDYMSASNAKPPGVELWAVLDAPADEIETAWRNLTHALSGLFCASINFLESTTSYAFPNWSFKPDRTHNLRYGALPREAVCTENLTPWLKLLPCRDKAGIAEIMDRQSIYRGFYHSQRLYISSSEFDLGAKRGESGTFLEQTLTLVLQPSMPSAHFSEKIMQPSWSIGSLFGKQITGRCVLAKSSNVFLELEGDLVKKLESVAADIQISSHDGTLSEQSWRNPVFELSSMPDGILRGFGISKRGVASKLRSVVYKFSVKNSTLSIPLNVGMTWKQPIIWNSCQAPFHSSRFLMGSGNARGSLAISLESTLSTKKHLTSSCCAIMGSNQHDNTAELMIFQIVPWYVKVYFHTLQVYIDGHLMPVSDIVKRISVSPSVDRVTPGLMEILLVLPHNSTSAALILDFDKGFLHIDEYPPDANQGFDLPSALISFPGFKTSTTYHEQKLSAESPLLHKLQGYKLPC from the exons ATGGCTGTTCGATGTCGGTTTTCCTTCGTTGTCTCCTCTAtattcttccttctcctctcctGCTGCCTCCTGGCAGCATTGAAGGAAGAGGAGTTCACAGAGGAGTTGCTGCTTCGTCCCCTGAGGGACCAGAAGGTCTTGGCTCATTTCCATTTCACCAGCCGTGTTCCTCTTGCTCAGGACTATGGTCACCATCATCGCCTCTTCCCTAAAGCAATATATCAATTG GTCCAGAAGTTCAGGGTACGGGAAATGGAGTTATCATTTACACAAGGAAGGTGGAATTATGAACGATGGGGAGGGTATGATTATATGTCGGCTAGCAATGCAAAGCCACCTGGGGTTGAGCTCTGGGCTGTCTTGGATGCCCCAGCTGATGAAATCGAGACAGCTTGGAGAAATCTGACTCATGCTCTTTCAGGCCTTTTCTGTGCTTCCATTAATTTTCTGGAGTCAACCACTTCCTATGCATTCCCAAATTGGTCTTTTAAGCCAGATAGGACCCACAATTTGAGGTATGGTGCATTGCCTCGTGAAGCTGTGTGTACAGAAAATCTTACTCCATGGTTGAAGCTTCTTCCTTGTCGAGATAAAGCTGGGATTGCTGAAATAATGGACAGGCAATCCATATACAGAGGGTTCTATCATTCACAGCGTTTATACATCAGttcatctgaatttgatttgggTGCAAAAAGGGGAGAATCAGGCACTTTTCTTGAACAAACTTTGACTCTTGTGCTTCAACCTAGTATGCCAAGTGCTCATTTCTCTGAGAAAATAATGCAGCCTAGTTGGTCTATTGGTTCTTTGTTTGGAAAACAGATAACCGGTAGGTGTGTTCTTGCAAAGTCCAGCAATGTTTTCCTTGAGCTTGAAGGTGATTTAGTTAAGAAACTGGAAAGTGTGGCTGCTGATATTCAGATCAGTAGTCATGATGGTACTTTATCTGAGCAGTCCTGGAGAAATCCGGTCTTTGAATTGTCCTCCATGCCAGATGGAATACTAAGAGGATTTGGCATATCAAAGAGGGGTGTTGCCTCAAAACTTCGCTCTGTAGTTTATAAGTTCTCTGTAAAAAATTCCACGCTTTCTATACCTCTGAATGTAGGCATGACATGGAAGCAACCTATAATATGGAATTCTTGTCAGGCACCATTTCATTCAAGTAGATTTTTGATGGGAAGTGGAAATGCAAGAGGATCATTGGCTATATCTCTGGAATCTACTTTGTCCACCAAAAAACATCTGACTAGTAGCTGCTGTGCCATTATGGGATCCAATCAGCATGATAATACAGCGGAGCTTATGATTTTCCAAATTGTGCCTTGGTATGTTAAAGTTTATTTTCACACACTACAAGTCTATATTGATGGTCATCTCATGCCAGTTTCTGATATAGTGAAGCGAATAAGTGTCTCACCTTCAGTTGATAGAGTGACTCCTGGCTTGATGGAGATTCTTCTTGTGCTACCTCATAACTCAACATCAGCAGCGCTGATCCTTGACTTTGATAAG GGATTTCTTCATATTGATGAATATCCCCCAGACGCCAATCAAGGATTTGATCTTCCTTCTGCTCTTATCAGTTTTCCAGGCTTCAAAACAAGCACAACCTATCATGAACAGAAGTTATCAGCTGAATCACCCTTGTTACATAAACTGCAG GGTTATAAGCTGCCCTGTTAG
- the LOC116260752 gene encoding GPI transamidase component PIG-T homolog isoform X1, which produces MAVRCRFSFVVSSIFFLLLSCCLLAALKEEEFTEELLLRPLRDQKVLAHFHFTSRVPLAQDYGHHHRLFPKAIYQLVQKFRVREMELSFTQGRWNYERWGGYDYMSASNAKPPGVELWAVLDAPADEIETAWRNLTHALSGLFCASINFLESTTSYAFPNWSFKPDRTHNLRYGALPREAVCTENLTPWLKLLPCRDKAGIAEIMDRQSIYRGFYHSQRLYISSSEFDLGAKRGESGTFLEQTLTLVLQPSMPSAHFSEKIMQPSWSIGSLFGKQITGRCVLAKSSNVFLELEGDLVKKLESVAADIQISSHDGTLSEQSWRNPVFELSSMPDGILRGFGISKRGVASKLRSVVYKFSVKNSTLSIPLNVGMTWKQPIIWNSCQAPFHSSRFLMGSGNARGSLAISLESTLSTKKHLTSSCCAIMGSNQHDNTAELMIFQIVPWYVKVYFHTLQVYIDGHLMPVSDIVKRISVSPSVDRVTPGLMEILLVLPHNSTSAALILDFDKGFLHIDEYPPDANQGFDLPSALISFPGFKTSTTYHEQKLSAESPLLHKLQEVMSSQLYTEVLLVPLATPDFSMPYNVITLTCTMLALYFGSLLNVLRRRVGEEKRYLKSKAALKGGLLVQMLSKLSTKVRGRSQEAASSPSLMRRTLFRVILVAIFAVALHYFLNN; this is translated from the exons ATGGCTGTTCGATGTCGGTTTTCCTTCGTTGTCTCCTCTAtattcttccttctcctctcctGCTGCCTCCTGGCAGCATTGAAGGAAGAGGAGTTCACAGAGGAGTTGCTGCTTCGTCCCCTGAGGGACCAGAAGGTCTTGGCTCATTTCCATTTCACCAGCCGTGTTCCTCTTGCTCAGGACTATGGTCACCATCATCGCCTCTTCCCTAAAGCAATATATCAATTG GTCCAGAAGTTCAGGGTACGGGAAATGGAGTTATCATTTACACAAGGAAGGTGGAATTATGAACGATGGGGAGGGTATGATTATATGTCGGCTAGCAATGCAAAGCCACCTGGGGTTGAGCTCTGGGCTGTCTTGGATGCCCCAGCTGATGAAATCGAGACAGCTTGGAGAAATCTGACTCATGCTCTTTCAGGCCTTTTCTGTGCTTCCATTAATTTTCTGGAGTCAACCACTTCCTATGCATTCCCAAATTGGTCTTTTAAGCCAGATAGGACCCACAATTTGAGGTATGGTGCATTGCCTCGTGAAGCTGTGTGTACAGAAAATCTTACTCCATGGTTGAAGCTTCTTCCTTGTCGAGATAAAGCTGGGATTGCTGAAATAATGGACAGGCAATCCATATACAGAGGGTTCTATCATTCACAGCGTTTATACATCAGttcatctgaatttgatttgggTGCAAAAAGGGGAGAATCAGGCACTTTTCTTGAACAAACTTTGACTCTTGTGCTTCAACCTAGTATGCCAAGTGCTCATTTCTCTGAGAAAATAATGCAGCCTAGTTGGTCTATTGGTTCTTTGTTTGGAAAACAGATAACCGGTAGGTGTGTTCTTGCAAAGTCCAGCAATGTTTTCCTTGAGCTTGAAGGTGATTTAGTTAAGAAACTGGAAAGTGTGGCTGCTGATATTCAGATCAGTAGTCATGATGGTACTTTATCTGAGCAGTCCTGGAGAAATCCGGTCTTTGAATTGTCCTCCATGCCAGATGGAATACTAAGAGGATTTGGCATATCAAAGAGGGGTGTTGCCTCAAAACTTCGCTCTGTAGTTTATAAGTTCTCTGTAAAAAATTCCACGCTTTCTATACCTCTGAATGTAGGCATGACATGGAAGCAACCTATAATATGGAATTCTTGTCAGGCACCATTTCATTCAAGTAGATTTTTGATGGGAAGTGGAAATGCAAGAGGATCATTGGCTATATCTCTGGAATCTACTTTGTCCACCAAAAAACATCTGACTAGTAGCTGCTGTGCCATTATGGGATCCAATCAGCATGATAATACAGCGGAGCTTATGATTTTCCAAATTGTGCCTTGGTATGTTAAAGTTTATTTTCACACACTACAAGTCTATATTGATGGTCATCTCATGCCAGTTTCTGATATAGTGAAGCGAATAAGTGTCTCACCTTCAGTTGATAGAGTGACTCCTGGCTTGATGGAGATTCTTCTTGTGCTACCTCATAACTCAACATCAGCAGCGCTGATCCTTGACTTTGATAAG GGATTTCTTCATATTGATGAATATCCCCCAGACGCCAATCAAGGATTTGATCTTCCTTCTGCTCTTATCAGTTTTCCAGGCTTCAAAACAAGCACAACCTATCATGAACAGAAGTTATCAGCTGAATCACCCTTGTTACATAAACTGCAG GAGGTGATGTCTAGCCAGTTGTATACGGAAGTGTTGCTTGTGCCATTGGCTACACCTGATTTCAGCATGCCTTACAACGTAATCACTTTGACATGCACTATGCTTGCCTTGTATTTTGGTTCACTATTGAATGTTTTAAGGCGGCGAgttggtgaagaaaaaagatacCTAAAAAGCAAAG CTGCTCTGAAAGGTGGTCTGTTAGTACAGATGCTGTCCAAATTGTCCACTAAGGTAAGGGGGAGATCACAAGAAGCGGCATCATCACCATCATTGATGAGGCGCACACTGTTCAGAGTCATATTGGTAGCCATCTTTGCTGTTGCTTTGCATTATTTTCTGAACAATTGA